DNA from Desulfonatronum sp. SC1:
GGATATGTGTACCATGCCAATTATGTGGCTTATTGCCACCAGGCCAGAACCGAACTGTTGCGTAAGTTTGGTATAAACGACAAAAAACTGGAAGCATCCGGTATTATGATGCCCGTTATTGGGATGAACCTCAAGTACCATCGACCCGGACACTACGACGAGCCTCTGACAATTACCACCATCATTCATGAAATGCCCGCCGTGAGGTTTAACTTCACATTTGAG
Protein-coding regions in this window:
- a CDS encoding thioesterase family protein → GYVYHANYVAYCHQARTELLRKFGINDKKLEASGIMMPVIGMNLKYHRPGHYDEPLTITTIIHEMPAVRFNFTFEIRNERNELVCSAESTVVFVDANTRKPMKAPEMVINALAPAFEPAIL